In the genome of Arabidopsis thaliana chromosome 4, partial sequence, the window aaactGTGTGCGTCGTATGTGTAATTGATATCCCTCAAGCACATTGGAAATTAGACGGAAGCCTTCTGTTGCAAACGTTGAGAAGAACACTGAGAGATATAGGAACGTTAAGGTTGATGCCAAGAACGTTAGCCCTAAGAGCAGTGCATAGGCAAACCGCAGCGTCAAGGTCAACCAAACCTTGAATGAGTGAGCAGCATGGTTGAGGTGATGGCTGTCCCAACTGCACGTTAAGTAGACCGCTTAGCACATTCGCACATACACCGAGTCTGAGAGCATCGATAGGACAGTTTCCGGATGAACCAGGGGTTCTCGGAGGAATGACTGGCGTAGGGTTAGGACTTGGTACGGAAGGACTTGGGACCGAAGGAGTTGGTACGGAAGGACTTGGGACCGAAGGAGTTGGAACATATGGACTTGGGACCGAAGGAGTTGGGACCTTAGGACTTGGGACCTTAGGATTTGGGAGCGGCCTAGGCTTAGGACTCGGGTTGCATCTACAATTAGTACCAGCGGTTAAGGTGAAAAAAAGGATGTTGAGGGCAAAGAAAAGAGCAAGAGAGGCTGAGTTCTTTGAAGCCATTGTTATGGAGAATGTTTGAgtgagagatgaagaaaatgaagagagGGTGTGGGTATTTATAGGATTTTAGAAGGATGTGATCATATGAAGAGGACCAACTTGTTTTACTTACAGAACAATTCATTAATGAAGTCATGGCCTCATTGCacatttcaattattatttttagggctgtcaacaaaaattaattgtttaccaatagtttaataaaattacgctttttatcaaattaaatgtttatttctttaatcaaattaaatttttattttataattaaaattacatTACAATATTacgtaaataaaaataaaataaaaagtaaatacatttttgtttaaacatcAATATATTGTTTCGACATCATATGGCAAAGTGAGAAATGAGATCCTTTAAACTAGTTTTAAAGATACAGTTAtttttagtgtatatataaaaaacatatatatataagatttgttttgatataaaatgaaaacatataaatttatttctagtataaaatataaacataaaatttgaaggatcacattataaacaaaaaatattccacTACTCCAAACTGAAGGATAAATTGGGTTACCCTAAATTGTTCCTTACTCCATATTTGTTCACcacaatattaaaaatatgtcCTTTATAAATGAgtaatagttaaaaaaatataccaTTGAAATTTCTCTCCAAACCGGTCGTAATAAACAAcccaaaaattacaaatccTGGTTGAATTTTGATGCTATGTTATGTATACACAGGGTTCACTCGATCGATAGTTTAGTTTCCTACTTTGATAAAGTGatacttaaaacaaaactgattATACTGTTCTATCAAAATGTAATTCTAACTTTGAGAAAATATGTCATGAGCATAATCCAATTAAAAACATGTACGATGTGAACATACTCAAAATATAGAGTAACGCAAAATCATTTGATTTCCCGGAAAATGCAGATTTAATGTTTCTTAAAGTCaatagtaatatttttgtcccgaaagaaaaatctcatctttttaGCAATGCTaggacaaaaagaaaagcaaaaaaagataGAGCTAATATTTGCAccgaaagaaaatataatcgTTTCAGCAATGcgaagacaaaaagaaaaacaaaagtcaattAAGAGAATATATAACATTTGGATTCTTCAAACgaaat includes:
- a CDS encoding Bifunctional inhibitor/lipid-transfer protein/seed storage 2S albumin superfamily protein (Bifunctional inhibitor/lipid-transfer protein/seed storage 2S albumin superfamily protein; CONTAINS InterPro DOMAIN/s: Bifunctional inhibitor/plant lipid transfer protein/seed storage (InterPro:IPR016140), Plant lipid transfer protein/seed storage/trypsin-alpha amylase inhibitor (InterPro:IPR003612), Plant lipid transfer protein/hydrophobic protein, helical domain (InterPro:IPR013770); BEST Arabidopsis thaliana protein match is: Bifunctional inhibitor/lipid-transfer protein/seed storage 2S albumin superfamily protein (TAIR:AT4G12500.1); Has 18352 Blast hits to 7356 proteins in 861 species: Archae - 114; Bacteria - 4375; Metazoa - 2713; Fungi - 1220; Plants - 5360; Viruses - 1445; Other Eukaryotes - 3125 (source: NCBI BLink).) translates to MASKNSASLALFFALNILFFTLTAGTNCRCNPSPKPRPLPNPKVPSPKVPTPSVPSPYVPTPSVPSPSVPTPSVPSPSVPSPNPTPVIPPRTPGSSGNCPIDALRLGVCANVLSGLLNVQLGQPSPQPCCSLIQGLVDLDAAVCLCTALRANVLGINLNVPISLSVLLNVCNRRLPSNFQCA